A genomic window from Brachyspira sp. SAP_772 includes:
- a CDS encoding ankyrin repeat domain-containing protein — protein MKKKILLILIIAISSLYSKSNNEKINSLSITNEIIKPSDELLALLEKNKNKTGVAEIIELINEGGVNAALKGTIIIENIVYYPNSTSLMIASSFGHYDIAKALIDNGALVNLRAIDGFNALMEAVRADNIEIAQLLINNNSDINIKNEYGKTMIIIACENGNEEMFNLLVENNADINAKSYWGESALIYASKKGNINIMKYLIDNGIDVNGKEDYNGSTPLFWAVSGENPYEASKLLIENGADVNAVNDSEVAPASILALSVPEVVKLLKDNGADLDTKFLDNYPPIAIAAGEGNLEIVKALVENGADVNYYPNDINYTAIFHAIDQHNYEVAEYLFKNGVDLNIVLKPSDIYKDILKESYNVLEYAEAIQDKKMIDIVKKYYNKK, from the coding sequence ATGAAAAAGAAAATACTGCTTATATTAATAATTGCAATTTCCTCACTTTATTCCAAGAGCAATAATGAGAAAATAAATAGTTTATCAATTACAAATGAAATAATAAAGCCAAGCGACGAATTATTAGCTTTATTAGAGAAGAATAAAAATAAAACAGGGGTTGCTGAAATAATTGAATTAATAAATGAGGGCGGTGTAAATGCGGCTTTAAAAGGTACAATCATTATAGAAAATATAGTATACTACCCCAATTCAACATCTTTAATGATAGCATCATCATTTGGTCATTATGATATAGCAAAAGCCTTGATTGATAATGGGGCTTTGGTTAATTTAAGAGCAATCGATGGATTTAATGCTTTAATGGAAGCTGTAAGAGCTGATAATATAGAGATAGCACAATTACTAATAAACAATAATTCTGATATAAATATAAAAAATGAATACGGCAAAACTATGATTATAATTGCATGCGAAAACGGCAATGAAGAAATGTTTAATTTATTAGTAGAAAACAATGCTGATATAAATGCAAAATCATATTGGGGGGAGAGTGCACTTATTTATGCTTCTAAAAAAGGCAATATCAACATAATGAAATATTTAATAGATAATGGTATAGATGTTAATGGAAAAGAGGATTATAATGGGAGTACTCCATTATTTTGGGCTGTTTCTGGAGAGAATCCTTATGAAGCTTCAAAACTTTTAATTGAAAATGGTGCAGATGTTAATGCTGTAAATGATAGCGAAGTTGCACCTGCTAGTATACTTGCATTATCTGTTCCTGAAGTAGTTAAACTTTTAAAAGATAATGGTGCCGATTTAGATACAAAATTTTTAGATAATTATCCTCCTATAGCAATTGCTGCAGGTGAGGGTAATTTAGAAATAGTTAAGGCATTGGTTGAGAATGGGGCTGATGTGAACTATTATCCTAATGATATAAACTATACTGCGATATTTCATGCTATAGACCAACATAATTATGAAGTTGCTGAATATTTATTTAAAAACGGTGTAGATTTAAATATAGTATTAAAACCTTCTGATATTTATAAAGATATACTAAAAGAAAGCTATAATGTTTTAGAATATGCTGAGGCTATTCAAGATAAAAAAATGATTGACATAGTAAAAAAATATTATAATAAAAAATAA
- a CDS encoding PepSY-like domain-containing protein, producing the protein MNAKLQFSIKITPSKLPENARKLIEFYFRNAKIIYIDKINDEYEVKLSNGTYIDFDRNGNWNYISSDEYISDNILPKPISNSLRNIIKRYGDVHIYEINKTTNFYRIKLSNYLDLRINYKGDFVSLK; encoded by the coding sequence GCTAAATTACAATTCTCTATAAAAATAACCCCTAGCAAACTTCCTGAAAATGCTAGAAAATTAATAGAATTTTACTTCCGTAATGCAAAAATAATATATATAGATAAAATTAATGATGAATATGAAGTAAAATTATCTAATGGAACTTATATTGATTTTGATAGAAATGGTAATTGGAATTATATTAGCAGCGATGAATATATATCAGATAATATATTGCCAAAACCTATATCAAATAGTCTAAGAAATATTATAAAAAGATATGGAGATGTTCATATATACGAAATAAATAAAACAACAAATTTCTATAGAATAAAGTTAAGCAATTATTTAGATTTGCGTATAAATTACAAAGGAGATTTTGTTAGTTTAAAATAG